From Bacteroidota bacterium, a single genomic window includes:
- the typA gene encoding translational GTPase TypA: protein MEQDIRNIAIIAHVDHGKTTLVDKIIHHCQAMDTRKETGDLILDSNDLERERGITITSKNISVQYKGYKINIIDTPGHSDFGGEVERVLNMSDGVLLLVDAFEGAMPQTRFVLQKAIDLKLKPIVVVNKVDKENCTPDLVHEQVFDLMFNLGADEWQLDFPTAYGSAKNNWMSEDWTEQTDNIEPLLDMVIEHIPAPKVDFGALQMLITSIDFSSFTGRIAIGRIQRGELLEGQQIMLVKRDGSHVRSKVKELYAFEGLGRKRVEKVEAGDICALSGIEGFEIGDTIADLENPEALATIDIDEPTMSMLFTINDSPFFGKEGKYVTSRHIKERLERETEKNLALRVEPGTSADKFIVSGRGILHLSVLIETMRREGYELQIGQPQVIIKEIDGKKHEPIEDLTIDVPEEYSGKIVEMVTVRKGEMTSMAPKGDRMVLEFSIPSRGLIGMRNQALTATAGEAIVTHRFSEFQPVKGEIPERNNGSIISTDQGNAIPYSLDKLQDRGKFFVPPNAPIYEGQVIGMNTRADDMTVNITKTKKMSNVRSSGADDKIKLAPPIIFTLEEALEYIQKDEYVEVTPESIRLRKIFLKEHERKRAAGK from the coding sequence ATGGAACAAGACATTAGAAACATCGCAATTATTGCGCACGTTGACCACGGTAAGACTACTTTGGTTGATAAAATCATTCACCATTGTCAGGCAATGGACACTCGTAAAGAGACTGGGGATTTAATTTTGGATAGTAATGATTTGGAACGTGAGCGTGGTATTACGATTACTTCAAAAAACATTTCTGTACAATACAAAGGCTACAAAATTAATATTATTGATACTCCCGGTCACTCCGATTTTGGTGGAGAGGTTGAGCGTGTATTAAATATGTCTGATGGTGTACTGCTTTTAGTTGACGCTTTTGAAGGTGCTATGCCACAAACAAGATTTGTACTTCAAAAAGCTATTGACCTAAAGTTGAAACCTATTGTTGTTGTAAATAAAGTTGATAAAGAAAACTGTACTCCGGATCTTGTTCACGAACAGGTTTTTGATCTTATGTTCAACTTAGGTGCTGATGAGTGGCAATTGGACTTTCCAACCGCTTACGGATCGGCTAAAAACAACTGGATGAGCGAAGATTGGACAGAGCAGACGGATAATATAGAGCCTTTACTTGATATGGTAATTGAGCACATTCCTGCTCCAAAAGTTGATTTTGGTGCATTGCAAATGCTTATTACTTCTATCGATTTCTCTTCTTTTACCGGTCGTATAGCTATTGGTCGTATCCAAAGAGGCGAGCTTCTTGAAGGGCAGCAGATAATGTTGGTAAAACGCGATGGTTCTCATGTACGCTCTAAAGTGAAAGAACTTTATGCTTTTGAAGGTCTGGGACGTAAAAGGGTTGAAAAAGTTGAAGCAGGAGATATTTGTGCTTTGTCGGGAATAGAAGGTTTTGAAATTGGTGATACAATTGCCGATCTTGAAAATCCTGAAGCTCTTGCAACAATTGATATTGATGAGCCTACAATGAGTATGTTGTTTACAATTAATGATTCTCCATTCTTCGGAAAAGAGGGTAAATATGTAACATCCCGTCATATTAAGGAACGTCTGGAAAGAGAAACTGAGAAAAACCTGGCTCTTAGAGTTGAACCCGGAACTTCTGCCGATAAATTTATTGTATCAGGACGTGGTATTCTTCACCTTTCGGTATTGATAGAAACAATGCGTCGCGAGGGTTACGAATTACAAATTGGTCAGCCACAGGTTATTATTAAAGAAATCGATGGTAAAAAACACGAGCCAATTGAAGATTTAACTATCGATGTACCGGAAGAGTATTCAGGTAAAATTGTAGAGATGGTTACTGTTCGTAAAGGAGAAATGACCAGTATGGCTCCAAAAGGGGATCGTATGGTGTTAGAATTCTCTATTCCTTCTCGTGGACTTATAGGAATGAGAAACCAGGCTTTAACGGCTACTGCCGGTGAGGCAATTGTAACACACCGCTTTAGCGAATTCCAGCCTGTTAAAGGTGAAATTCCGGAGCGTAACAATGGTTCTATTATTTCTACCGATCAGGGTAATGCTATTCCTTATTCGTTAGATAAATTACAGGATAGAGGTAAGTTCTTCGTTCCGCCAAACGCACCTATCTACGAAGGTCAGGTTATTGGTATGAACACAAGAGCCGATGACATGACAGTGAACATTACTAAGACAAAAAAGATGTCGAACGTACGTTCTTCGGGAGCTGATGATAAAATTAAGCTTGCACCACCAATTATATTCACCCTTGAAGAGGCTTTAGAGTATATCCAGAAGGATGAGTATGTGGAAGTTACTCCGGAAAGTATAAGACTTAGAAAGATATTTTTGAAAGAGCACGAAAGAAAACGTGCCGCAGGTAAATAA
- a CDS encoding protein-L-isoaspartate(D-aspartate) O-methyltransferase: MTDNFKHKGKRNQLAELLKDKGIEDERVLNAIRKVPRHLFLDSSFEDHAYQNKAFPIGAEQTISHPYTVAFQSQLLDIHPGDKVLEIGTGSGYQTAVLLEMGAKVYTIERQKELFDSTKVLLRKLRYNPAYLTFGDGYKGLPTYGPFDKIIVTAGAPYIPNPLLKQLKINGTLIIPVGVKEQEMTTIFRISDTEYDKMEFGSFKFVPMLENKN, translated from the coding sequence TTGACAGATAATTTTAAACATAAAGGTAAGAGAAATCAACTGGCTGAGCTGCTGAAGGATAAAGGTATTGAGGACGAAAGAGTGCTTAATGCCATCAGAAAAGTTCCCAGACATTTGTTTCTGGATTCAAGTTTCGAAGATCATGCATATCAGAACAAAGCATTTCCAATAGGGGCGGAGCAAACAATTTCTCACCCTTATACTGTAGCATTCCAAAGTCAGTTATTGGATATTCATCCGGGAGACAAGGTATTGGAAATTGGAACAGGTTCGGGATACCAAACGGCTGTTTTGCTGGAGATGGGGGCAAAGGTTTATACAATTGAGCGTCAGAAAGAACTATTCGACAGTACAAAGGTTCTTTTGCGTAAACTGCGATATAATCCCGCATATTTGACTTTTGGGGATGGTTACAAAGGATTACCAACCTACGGTCCATTCGATAAAATTATAGTAACGGCAGGAGCGCCGTATATTCCAAATCCTCTGTTAAAACAGCTAAAAATTAATGGAACGCTAATAATACCTGTAGGAGTGAAAGAACAGGAAATGACTACTATTTTCAGGATTAGTGATACTGAATATGATAAAATGGAGTTTGGTTCTTTTAAGTTTGTTCCTATGTTGGAGAATAAGAATTAA
- the ftcD gene encoding glutamate formimidoyltransferase, which translates to MKKIIECVPNISEGRDENVIKQVTEVVETVDGVKLLDVDPGKATNRTVITFVGEPEPVIEAAFLLIKKASELIDMSKHSGEHPRMGATDVCPLVPIANISMEETVEYAHKLGERVGKELGLPGYFYEFAAKEEGRKNLAKNRAGEYEGLAKKIDSSYKPDFGPAEFTDKARRFGAVNIGARNFLVAYNVNLNTTSTRRANAIAFDNRELGRFKREGNPITGKKVKDENGNFVREPGKLKAVKGIGWFIPEYGVAQISYNLTDITITSIHKAFEETVKSADERGVRVTGSELVGLVPLQALLDAGKYFLNKQRRSAGISDSEIIKIAVKSLGLDELAPFDPQEKIIEYKMAQGREKQLINMDLTEFAYETASESPAPGGGSISAYVGALGVSLGTMVANLSSHKAGWDDKWEEFSKWAEKGQAFNDKLLKLVDEDTNAFNKIMDAFRLAKGSDEEKAIRKQAIADATKYAIETPFEVMKTSYESMEVMKAMVEIGNPNSVTDAGVGALCARTAVMGAFMNVKINCAGFDDKDFVDSMLAKAQDIEDKTIALETEIIKMTNEKIGL; encoded by the coding sequence ATGAAGAAAATTATAGAGTGCGTTCCAAATATATCGGAAGGACGCGATGAAAATGTAATTAAACAGGTAACTGAAGTAGTTGAAACTGTTGATGGAGTAAAACTCCTGGATGTAGATCCCGGTAAAGCGACAAACCGTACGGTGATTACTTTTGTTGGTGAACCGGAGCCCGTAATTGAGGCGGCTTTTCTCCTGATAAAGAAAGCTTCTGAACTTATTGATATGAGCAAACATTCCGGCGAACACCCGCGTATGGGAGCTACCGATGTATGTCCGTTGGTTCCTATTGCCAATATAAGCATGGAAGAAACGGTTGAATATGCACATAAACTTGGAGAAAGAGTTGGAAAAGAACTTGGGCTTCCCGGGTATTTTTATGAGTTTGCCGCAAAAGAAGAAGGTCGAAAAAATCTTGCAAAGAACCGCGCCGGCGAATATGAAGGTTTAGCTAAGAAAATTGATTCGAGTTATAAGCCTGATTTCGGACCTGCAGAATTTACTGATAAAGCAAGAAGATTTGGAGCTGTAAATATTGGAGCCCGTAACTTCCTTGTTGCCTACAATGTAAACCTAAACACTACATCTACACGTCGGGCAAATGCCATTGCGTTCGATAATCGTGAATTAGGCCGCTTTAAAAGAGAAGGAAACCCTATAACCGGTAAAAAGGTTAAAGACGAAAATGGAAACTTTGTTAGGGAACCTGGTAAACTGAAAGCCGTAAAAGGTATCGGTTGGTTTATTCCTGAATACGGTGTTGCACAAATATCATACAACCTAACTGATATTACAATTACTTCTATCCATAAAGCATTTGAGGAGACAGTAAAATCGGCTGATGAACGGGGAGTTAGAGTTACAGGATCAGAATTAGTAGGATTGGTTCCGCTTCAAGCTTTACTTGATGCAGGAAAGTACTTCCTCAATAAACAAAGACGTTCTGCAGGGATTTCTGATTCTGAAATAATAAAAATAGCTGTAAAATCATTAGGACTTGATGAGCTTGCCCCTTTCGATCCTCAGGAAAAAATTATTGAGTATAAGATGGCTCAGGGAAGAGAAAAACAGTTAATCAACATGGACCTAACTGAGTTTGCTTACGAAACAGCTTCTGAGAGTCCTGCTCCGGGTGGTGGATCTATTTCTGCTTATGTAGGCGCTTTAGGAGTGTCATTGGGGACAATGGTTGCTAATTTATCATCACATAAAGCAGGTTGGGACGACAAATGGGAAGAATTCTCTAAATGGGCTGAAAAAGGTCAGGCTTTTAACGATAAGCTTTTAAAGCTGGTAGACGAAGATACAAATGCCTTCAATAAAATAATGGATGCTTTCCGATTGGCAAAAGGAAGTGACGAAGAAAAAGCTATCAGAAAACAGGCTATCGCCGATGCTACAAAGTACGCGATAGAAACACCTTTCGAAGTAATGAAGACTTCGTACGAAAGTATGGAGGTAATGAAGGCTATGGTAGAAATCGGAAATCCGAATTCGGTAACAGATGCAGGCGTTGGGGCTCTATGTGCCAGAACTGCGGTTATGGGAGCATTTATGAATGTAAAAATTAACTGTGCCGGTTTCGACGATAAAGATTTTGTAGATTCTATGCTGGCTAAAGCTCAGGATATTGAAGATAAAACAATTGCTTTGGAAACTGAGATCATTAAAATGACAAATGAAAAGATAGGTTTGTAA